A region from the Prevotella melaninogenica genome encodes:
- a CDS encoding DUF5689 domain-containing protein: MKKLKYLIMAAVCVLFASCMGESYAEPAETGSAPYGNKELTETNVISIAQLKSNYANYIATDYRNGISYAKVTDDIKIKGVVTSSDAAGNIYQEIALQDATGAIIVSVAQGGQHGPLPIGTEILVSLKDLYVGNYGKQAQIGVPTVNAAGATSIGRISRATWDQHYKILSTGNKVEPTEFASGSTPTTWNIDTDGGKLGIIRNVSFKSSNNSKVTDTFADANGGAGSVSWTLNEQDGKKVIVYNSNFAKFANNKVPTGKVDIVGIFKRFNNQWEIIIRSLDDIKSAEKVDPFKGLPGKGDGTQANPLDITRALAYAKLNKKDATTYYIKGIISQIDEVSTQYGNARYYLSNDGTSTEQLQVFRGLYLNGDKFTDPSQISVGKKVVILGTLDFYEATSTPQVGRNSKIISIN; the protein is encoded by the coding sequence ATGAAGAAACTTAAATATTTAATAATGGCAGCAGTCTGCGTCCTCTTCGCATCTTGCATGGGTGAGAGCTATGCAGAGCCAGCAGAAACAGGTTCTGCTCCATACGGCAATAAAGAACTGACCGAAACAAATGTCATATCTATTGCACAGCTGAAGAGTAACTATGCTAACTATATCGCTACTGATTACCGTAATGGTATCAGCTATGCAAAGGTGACGGACGATATCAAAATAAAGGGTGTCGTCACAAGTTCTGACGCTGCTGGAAATATCTATCAAGAGATAGCATTGCAAGATGCAACAGGTGCTATTATCGTAAGTGTCGCACAGGGTGGTCAGCATGGTCCTCTCCCAATTGGCACCGAGATTCTTGTAAGCCTGAAAGATCTTTACGTAGGCAACTATGGTAAGCAGGCGCAGATTGGTGTTCCTACGGTCAACGCTGCTGGTGCAACATCTATTGGTCGTATTAGCCGTGCTACTTGGGATCAGCACTATAAGATTCTCTCAACGGGCAATAAGGTTGAACCAACGGAGTTCGCTTCTGGTTCCACCCCAACAACTTGGAATATTGATACTGATGGGGGTAAACTTGGTATTATTCGCAACGTAAGTTTCAAGAGTAGCAACAATAGCAAGGTTACTGACACCTTTGCTGACGCTAATGGCGGTGCTGGTAGTGTAAGCTGGACTTTGAATGAGCAGGATGGCAAGAAGGTAATCGTCTACAATAGCAACTTTGCTAAATTTGCTAATAATAAAGTTCCAACTGGTAAGGTTGATATCGTTGGTATCTTCAAACGTTTTAATAACCAGTGGGAAATCATTATTCGCTCTCTCGATGATATTAAATCTGCTGAGAAAGTCGACCCATTCAAGGGACTTCCTGGTAAAGGGGATGGTACACAGGCTAACCCATTAGACATCACACGTGCATTGGCTTATGCTAAGTTGAACAAGAAAGATGCTACTACTTACTATATCAAGGGTATCATCTCACAGATTGATGAGGTCTCAACCCAATATGGTAACGCTCGTTACTACCTCTCTAACGATGGCACTTCTACTGAGCAGTTGCAGGTATTTCGTGGATTATACCTTAATGGTGATAAATTCACAGACCCTTCACAGATAAGTGTTGGCAAGAAAGTGGTTATCCTCGGTACCTTGGATTTCTACGAAGCAACCTCAACTCCACAGGTTGGTCGCAACAGTAAGATTATCTCAATTAATTAA
- a CDS encoding choice-of-anchor J domain-containing protein, whose protein sequence is MKKIFYSMMALAMTATVFTSCENVPAPYSVNFEENNNNTNTPTTPASGTGVEADPFNVAAALKYIDAGQDLDKQVYVSGTIVSVKEIDAANYGNATYLISDDGTTNGQLTVYRGFALGNKKFTANDKLNAGDKVVVYGKLVNYKGQKQFAQGSYIYSLNGNKAAQPTPTADLNTESTAWTVTEAVQKIQANQTATGEAYVKGVISEVVSYNENYKSITYYISDNGTDKTLQVFSGKGLNGADFAAKTDLQAGQTVIVKGNLKAFTNKQGKVIMEIDKNNKIISISGASTPQPAATGITAKFETGMDNFTINNITLPADLSFVWKHDASNKYMKASAFKKPNNYAAESRLTSPAFSLAGKTSATLSFKHAARYFANAANEFKVQVSTDGTTWHNVAVSAYPTGADWNFIDATCDLSAYAGNATVYIGFLYTSTATKAGTWEIKDVEVK, encoded by the coding sequence ATGAAAAAGATTTTTTATTCAATGATGGCGCTGGCGATGACAGCAACAGTCTTCACAAGTTGTGAGAATGTTCCAGCACCATACAGCGTTAATTTCGAAGAGAACAATAATAATACGAATACACCTACCACTCCAGCTTCTGGGACGGGTGTAGAGGCTGATCCATTCAACGTTGCTGCAGCTTTGAAATATATCGATGCTGGACAGGACCTTGACAAGCAGGTTTATGTCTCTGGCACTATTGTTAGCGTAAAGGAGATTGATGCTGCCAACTATGGTAATGCTACTTATCTTATCTCTGACGACGGAACAACTAACGGACAATTGACTGTATACCGTGGCTTTGCGCTTGGTAACAAGAAGTTTACTGCTAACGACAAACTCAATGCAGGCGACAAGGTTGTTGTCTATGGTAAGCTTGTAAACTACAAGGGGCAGAAGCAGTTTGCACAAGGTAGCTATATCTACTCTCTTAATGGTAATAAGGCTGCTCAGCCAACACCTACAGCTGACTTGAACACTGAGTCTACCGCATGGACTGTTACTGAAGCTGTACAGAAGATTCAGGCTAACCAGACTGCTACGGGCGAGGCTTATGTAAAGGGTGTTATCTCTGAGGTAGTCTCTTATAACGAAAACTATAAGAGTATCACTTACTATATCTCTGATAACGGTACAGATAAGACGCTCCAGGTATTCTCTGGTAAGGGTCTCAATGGTGCTGACTTCGCTGCAAAGACTGATCTTCAGGCTGGTCAGACTGTAATTGTGAAGGGTAACCTTAAGGCTTTCACCAATAAGCAGGGAAAGGTTATCATGGAGATTGACAAGAACAATAAGATTATCTCTATCAGCGGTGCTTCTACTCCTCAGCCTGCTGCTACTGGTATTACCGCTAAGTTTGAGACTGGTATGGATAACTTTACTATCAACAACATTACACTCCCAGCAGACCTTTCTTTCGTATGGAAGCATGATGCAAGTAACAAGTACATGAAGGCTTCTGCATTTAAGAAGCCTAACAACTATGCTGCTGAGAGCCGTCTTACATCTCCTGCTTTCAGTCTTGCTGGTAAGACTTCTGCTACACTTTCTTTCAAGCATGCAGCAAGATACTTTGCAAATGCTGCTAATGAGTTTAAGGTACAGGTGTCTACAGATGGTACAACATGGCATAACGTTGCTGTTTCAGCTTATCCTACAGGTGCTGACTGGAATTTCATCGATGCTACATGCGACCTCTCTGCTTATGCAGGCAACGCAACGGTTTACATTGGCTTCCTCTACACAAGCACTGCTACTAAGGCGGGTACATGGGAAATCAAGGACGTAGAAGTTAAGTAA
- a CDS encoding type B 50S ribosomal protein L31: MKQGIHPENYRPVVFKDMSNGDMFLTKSTCKTSETVEFEGETYPVVKVEISSTSHPFYTGKSKLVDTAGRVDRFMSRYGKLKK; encoded by the coding sequence ATGAAACAAGGTATTCATCCAGAAAACTATCGCCCCGTCGTATTTAAGGATATGTCCAACGGCGATATGTTCCTTACAAAGTCTACATGCAAAACTTCAGAGACAGTAGAATTTGAAGGCGAAACTTACCCAGTGGTAAAAGTCGAAATCTCAAGCACCTCTCACCCATTCTACACTGGTAAGAGTAAGCTTGTCGATACAGCAGGTCGCGTTGACCGCTTCATGAGCCGTTACGGTAAGTTGAAGAAGTAA
- a CDS encoding DNA/RNA non-specific endonuclease — protein sequence MNKIARNKTVWALIALIAVTFTSCNKEDDSTDTRRTEVTRNNTNSNFKDIRTATHRLEFPKLKGGSSTILTHKLNNGEINYSVEWDIEKKSNRWTCYQIYANNAQHVVKRKDQQSANLYPMDPLWTINSFFSFDPYRGSGYDHGHLCPSQDRVNSRESNDQTFYLSNMQPQVHGFNAGIWELMERKMRSYIAYTSGLKDTLFICRGGTIDKQEQYIYIRSKFIVPKYFFSAALMKYKVRGQGDWQYKAIGFWFKHESNNSTSLIPYVVSIKELEESTGIDFFCNLPDNIEREVESKTKEQMILTWNIR from the coding sequence ATGAATAAAATAGCACGAAATAAAACAGTATGGGCATTAATAGCCCTTATAGCCGTTACTTTCACTTCCTGTAACAAGGAAGATGATTCTACAGACACGAGAAGAACAGAAGTTACAAGAAATAACACAAACTCAAATTTCAAAGACATACGTACGGCAACACATCGATTGGAATTCCCGAAACTAAAAGGCGGTAGTAGTACTATTCTTACCCATAAACTAAACAATGGGGAAATAAACTATAGTGTAGAATGGGACATTGAGAAGAAATCAAATAGATGGACTTGCTATCAGATATATGCTAACAATGCACAACACGTTGTCAAAAGAAAGGACCAGCAGAGTGCAAACCTGTACCCAATGGACCCACTATGGACAATTAACTCCTTTTTTAGTTTCGACCCATACCGTGGCTCTGGTTATGACCATGGACATCTATGTCCCTCACAGGATAGAGTGAATAGTCGAGAATCTAATGACCAGACTTTCTATCTTAGTAATATGCAACCGCAAGTCCACGGCTTTAATGCGGGTATATGGGAACTGATGGAGAGAAAAATGAGATCTTATATAGCCTATACAAGTGGATTAAAGGATACCTTATTCATCTGCCGTGGCGGTACGATTGACAAGCAAGAACAATATATCTATATCAGAAGCAAGTTTATAGTTCCTAAATATTTTTTCTCCGCTGCCCTGATGAAATACAAAGTTAGAGGACAAGGTGACTGGCAGTATAAAGCCATCGGGTTCTGGTTTAAACATGAGAGTAACAATAGTACATCTCTAATACCATATGTTGTCAGCATCAAAGAACTTGAAGAGTCAACAGGAATCGACTTTTTCTGTAACTTACCTGACAACATTGAACGTGAGGTAGAATCAAAGACAAAAGAGCAGATGATTCTCACCTGGAACATTAGATAG
- a CDS encoding DUF349 domain-containing protein, with the protein MMDSQENALNQGTEEVKLSEKATTNATTDNREAQNINADAAAESLNQPVETQPKNEEEDLATKAYNSKKEIIERLKAIVDSDKTPEKAEVEHLKTVFYKLHFAEREAQQKAYLDNGGDPEKYQVLPDEDEEIFKAEMTIIKEKRQKAFLALEEEKQQNLKKKETIIEQIKAMITTPDEANKNFDQFKKLQHEWKEIKTIPAEKANELWRNFQLYVEQFYDMLNLNREAREYDFKKNLEKKTKLCEAAEKLADETDIISAFHQLQELHQEYRETGPVAKELREQIWTRFKAASTVINKRHQQHFETLRAREEENLKKKTILCEKAEEIAKKENKTSADWEKLTKEIIAIQQEWKTIGFAPQKMNVKIFERFRAACDEFFGRKGEFFKQLKEQFAENAEKKKVLVEKAKALSDSTDWKATSDKLIALQKEWKTIGMVPKKIGDQLWNDFLAACNHFFEARNAVHADSRNEEHQNLSKKRDIISQLKELVEQTGENLHEKVQQLTEQYNKVGHVPYKEKDKLYKEYHEVLDKIYKDLHISATRKRVDNFRNNLKKVADRGVDALDNERGRLLRRYEQLKQEVNTYENNLGFLNISSKKGNTLIDEMNRRIQKLKDDMDEVKQKIKAIDAENK; encoded by the coding sequence ATGATGGACTCTCAAGAGAATGCCCTGAATCAGGGTACAGAAGAAGTTAAGCTGTCTGAGAAAGCTACTACCAACGCTACAACGGATAACCGTGAAGCGCAGAATATCAATGCTGATGCAGCAGCAGAAAGCCTCAATCAGCCAGTTGAGACACAGCCTAAAAATGAGGAAGAAGACCTTGCGACAAAAGCTTATAACTCTAAGAAGGAGATTATAGAGCGTCTAAAGGCTATCGTTGACAGTGACAAAACGCCAGAGAAGGCAGAAGTAGAACACTTGAAAACAGTTTTCTACAAGTTACATTTTGCTGAACGTGAAGCACAGCAGAAGGCTTATCTTGACAATGGTGGTGACCCGGAGAAATATCAGGTACTACCTGACGAGGACGAAGAAATCTTCAAGGCAGAGATGACTATCATCAAGGAAAAACGCCAGAAAGCTTTCCTCGCACTTGAGGAGGAGAAACAGCAGAACCTCAAGAAGAAAGAAACAATCATCGAACAGATAAAAGCGATGATTACTACTCCTGATGAGGCTAACAAGAACTTTGACCAATTCAAGAAGCTTCAACATGAATGGAAAGAAATCAAAACGATCCCTGCTGAGAAGGCTAACGAACTTTGGCGTAACTTTCAGCTTTATGTTGAGCAGTTTTACGATATGCTGAACCTTAACCGTGAGGCACGCGAATACGACTTCAAGAAGAATCTTGAGAAGAAAACAAAACTCTGTGAGGCAGCCGAGAAGTTGGCAGATGAAACAGATATTATAAGTGCATTCCACCAGTTACAGGAACTTCATCAGGAATATCGTGAGACTGGTCCTGTCGCTAAGGAACTTCGTGAACAAATCTGGACACGCTTCAAAGCAGCCAGCACAGTTATCAACAAACGTCACCAACAGCATTTTGAAACACTTCGAGCACGCGAGGAGGAGAACCTGAAAAAGAAGACTATCCTCTGTGAAAAGGCTGAAGAAATTGCCAAAAAAGAGAATAAGACATCAGCTGATTGGGAGAAACTCACTAAGGAAATCATTGCTATCCAGCAGGAGTGGAAGACCATTGGTTTCGCTCCACAGAAGATGAACGTTAAGATTTTTGAGCGTTTCCGTGCAGCATGTGACGAGTTCTTTGGTCGTAAGGGTGAATTCTTCAAGCAACTCAAAGAACAATTTGCAGAGAATGCAGAGAAGAAGAAGGTGCTTGTTGAAAAGGCTAAAGCATTGAGCGATTCTACTGATTGGAAAGCAACATCCGATAAACTCATTGCTTTGCAAAAAGAGTGGAAGACTATCGGTATGGTTCCTAAGAAAATTGGTGACCAGCTTTGGAACGACTTCCTCGCTGCCTGCAACCACTTCTTTGAAGCTCGTAACGCTGTTCACGCCGATTCTCGCAATGAGGAGCATCAAAATCTAAGTAAAAAACGTGACATTATTAGCCAACTTAAAGAACTCGTTGAGCAGACTGGCGAAAATCTTCACGAGAAGGTACAGCAGCTGACTGAGCAATATAATAAGGTTGGGCATGTTCCTTATAAAGAGAAAGATAAACTCTACAAGGAGTACCACGAGGTATTGGATAAGATTTATAAAGATCTTCATATATCTGCGACACGCAAACGAGTTGACAACTTCCGCAACAACCTCAAGAAGGTTGCCGACCGTGGTGTTGACGCACTCGATAACGAGCGTGGTCGTCTGCTCCGCCGCTATGAGCAGTTGAAGCAGGAAGTAAACACTTACGAGAACAATCTTGGCTTCCTTAACATCAGTTCAAAGAAGGGTAATACTCTTATTGACGAAATGAATCGCCGTATCCAGAAACTCAAAGATGATATGGATGAGGTGAAGCAGAAGATTAAGGCTATCGATGCTGAAAACAAATAA
- a CDS encoding magnesium transporter CorA family protein yields the protein MKTYWNINGTLNTIKEWQPNCWIQVTCPTEQDQQELEDTFHIPDYFLSDISDTDERARYEYDDGWMLIILRIPYVKEIRSRTPYTTVPLGIIHKKDVTITVCNFETNMMLDFVSYQQKRNEGFTDYVDLIFRLFLSSSVWYLKRLKQINTLIEKAKRNLDKGVDNESLIGLSRLQDSLTYFITSIRGNENLLAKLKFKLQIDELDADLIEDVNIEMSQARETTSIYSDILESTMDTYSSIINNNMNTVMRTLTSVSIVMMLPTLISSLFGMNLVNGMETNPWGFPVAMFLSVVVSAASWWILRRKRLL from the coding sequence ATGAAGACATATTGGAACATTAACGGAACCCTGAATACCATTAAAGAATGGCAGCCAAACTGCTGGATTCAGGTAACTTGCCCAACAGAGCAGGATCAGCAAGAACTCGAAGACACTTTTCATATCCCCGACTACTTCTTATCGGACATTAGCGATACCGATGAGCGAGCACGTTATGAATATGATGATGGATGGATGCTGATTATCCTCCGTATCCCTTACGTAAAGGAAATTCGATCAAGAACACCTTATACGACAGTACCTTTAGGTATCATTCACAAGAAAGATGTGACCATCACGGTCTGCAACTTCGAGACGAATATGATGCTCGACTTCGTCAGCTATCAGCAAAAGAGAAATGAGGGCTTTACAGACTATGTAGATCTTATCTTCCGCCTCTTCCTTTCTTCTTCTGTTTGGTACTTGAAACGATTGAAGCAAATCAACACTTTGATTGAAAAAGCTAAGCGCAACTTAGATAAAGGCGTAGACAACGAAAGTCTGATTGGACTGAGTCGTCTACAGGATTCGCTTACCTATTTCATCACATCTATTCGTGGCAATGAGAACCTGTTAGCAAAGCTAAAGTTTAAGTTGCAGATTGATGAATTAGATGCCGACCTCATTGAAGACGTAAACATTGAGATGTCACAGGCACGAGAAACAACGAGTATCTACTCTGACATTCTTGAATCTACGATGGATACCTACTCAAGCATTATCAACAACAATATGAACACTGTGATGCGTACGCTTACCTCGGTGTCAATTGTAATGATGTTGCCAACGCTTATATCCTCACTCTTCGGTATGAACCTTGTCAATGGTATGGAAACAAATCCATGGGGATTCCCTGTGGCGATGTTCTTATCAGTTGTTGTTTCGGCTGCATCATGGTGGATTTTGCGCCGTAAACGCCTACTTTAG
- a CDS encoding AMP-binding protein: MTLQEFLSEWHNDNPQLLVHTSGSTGKPKPLWVEKQRMLNSARITCDFLGLKTGDTALLCMPLDYIAGKMVVVRSIERNLHLLSVTPSGHPLADSSLAEAGSKNEEITFAAMVPLQVYNSLQIPIERERLRQIRHLIIGGGAIDDKLSAALQDFPNAVWSTYGMTETLSHIALRRLNGCEANEWYKPFDGVKVWLNEEDCLVIDAPAVCSHPLVTNDRAEIRRSQTEEGIETACFRILGRKDNVIDSGGIKIQIEEVENRLKSFLTTDFAITSCPDERFGEAVVLLTTQTDTEAIKTLCQRCLPKFWQPRFIFYTSSIPKTGNGKPARAEIKTLIRQLCKLKV, translated from the coding sequence ATGACACTACAGGAATTCCTTTCAGAATGGCATAATGATAATCCACAACTCCTTGTCCACACCAGTGGCTCAACTGGTAAACCCAAACCGCTGTGGGTAGAGAAGCAACGTATGCTCAATTCTGCCCGCATTACCTGCGATTTCCTTGGTTTGAAGACTGGCGATACCGCCCTACTCTGCATGCCACTCGACTACATTGCAGGAAAGATGGTAGTGGTAAGAAGCATTGAACGAAACCTACATCTGCTAAGCGTTACGCCCTCTGGTCACCCTCTCGCTGATTCTTCCTTAGCTGAAGCAGGCAGCAAAAACGAGGAGATAACCTTTGCTGCAATGGTGCCACTGCAGGTCTATAACTCTCTGCAAATACCTATAGAGCGTGAGCGTTTACGCCAAATCCGTCATCTTATTATAGGCGGTGGTGCTATTGATGATAAACTGTCAGCTGCTTTACAGGATTTTCCCAATGCCGTATGGAGTACCTACGGAATGACGGAAACACTCTCACATATTGCACTCCGACGTCTGAATGGATGCGAAGCTAACGAATGGTACAAACCCTTTGACGGTGTGAAAGTATGGCTCAATGAGGAAGATTGCCTTGTTATTGATGCTCCTGCCGTTTGTTCTCATCCATTAGTAACTAACGATAGGGCTGAAATTCGACGTTCTCAAACGGAAGAGGGAATTGAAACGGCTTGTTTCCGTATCCTTGGACGAAAAGATAATGTGATTGACTCTGGTGGTATAAAGATTCAGATTGAGGAAGTAGAAAACCGCCTAAAGTCTTTCCTTACAACCGACTTTGCCATAACGAGCTGCCCAGACGAGCGTTTTGGAGAAGCTGTTGTCTTACTTACTACACAAACCGATACCGAGGCTATCAAAACACTATGCCAACGATGTCTTCCAAAGTTCTGGCAACCTCGTTTCATCTTCTACACTTCTTCTATTCCCAAGACAGGAAACGGAAAACCAGCAAGAGCCGAGATAAAGACTTTAATACGTCAGTTATGTAAATTAAAAGTATAA
- a CDS encoding o-succinylbenzoate synthase has protein sequence MYNINISSRTLHFLHPAGTSRGIYTTRKSYYITMTDSNQPRVTGIGECATLPDLSCDAMPDEDYEQRLRGFCDVFCRTGVIDFEAMRPYPSMLFGLETAKAQLDAQGSINLFNTPFGRGEEGITINGLVWMGTFEEMYQRLEAKLKAGFRCVKLKIGAIDFEKELDLIRHIRQAFTREQVELRVDANGAFALKDAMQRLEALAKYDIHSIEQPIRQRQWEEMARLCADTPLPIVLDEELIGINNPTEKALLLDTIRPQYIILKPSLHGGMIGTREWIAMAKERNIGSWITSALESNIGLNAIAQLTADIYGPNITTPQGLGTGQLFTDNIPMPLEIRGDQLWISD, from the coding sequence ATGTACAACATCAATATCTCCTCCCGCACCCTCCACTTCCTACACCCTGCGGGCACCTCACGTGGTATCTACACAACGAGGAAAAGTTATTACATCACGATGACTGATAGCAATCAGCCAAGAGTGACAGGCATTGGGGAATGCGCAACACTCCCCGACCTATCTTGCGATGCTATGCCTGACGAGGATTATGAGCAGAGGTTACGTGGCTTTTGTGATGTCTTCTGCCGTACAGGCGTCATTGATTTCGAGGCGATGCGCCCTTACCCTTCAATGCTCTTTGGATTAGAAACGGCTAAAGCTCAGTTAGATGCTCAAGGTAGTATTAATCTTTTCAACACACCTTTCGGACGAGGTGAGGAAGGAATAACTATCAACGGACTTGTATGGATGGGAACTTTCGAGGAGATGTATCAGCGATTAGAAGCGAAGCTCAAGGCTGGTTTCCGCTGTGTAAAGCTAAAGATTGGTGCGATTGACTTTGAGAAAGAACTCGACCTTATACGCCATATCCGTCAAGCCTTTACACGAGAGCAGGTCGAACTACGTGTTGATGCAAATGGGGCGTTTGCCCTTAAGGATGCCATGCAGCGTCTGGAAGCATTAGCGAAATATGACATCCACTCCATTGAGCAACCCATCCGCCAACGCCAATGGGAAGAGATGGCACGATTATGTGCCGATACTCCCCTACCAATAGTCCTTGACGAGGAACTTATCGGTATCAATAACCCTACAGAAAAAGCGTTATTACTCGATACTATTCGCCCTCAATACATCATTCTCAAGCCAAGTCTGCATGGCGGTATGATAGGTACAAGAGAATGGATTGCAATGGCAAAGGAACGTAACATAGGTTCATGGATAACCTCAGCACTTGAGAGTAACATCGGACTGAATGCTATCGCCCAACTCACTGCCGACATCTATGGTCCAAATATCACCACACCTCAGGGTTTAGGTACAGGACAACTCTTCACTGACAACATTCCAATGCCATTAGAAATCAGAGGCGACCAGCTTTGGATAAGCGATTAA
- a CDS encoding four helix bundle suffix domain-containing protein, which translates to METSFLSQKGNYRNLIAYQKAECIYDITYYFAHHFLDRNDRTIDQMIQAAHSGKQNIAEGCAASTTSAETEIKLVNVARASLQELLIDYEDYLRVRNLIKWNVNDKNAIITRRVCAKHNESAFYRNAIQIRTDETIANIAITLIYQEDVLLRKYLNHIKDDFVKHGGIREQMTRARIEYRNKQ; encoded by the coding sequence ATGGAAACATCTTTCTTGTCACAAAAGGGCAACTATCGCAACCTGATAGCTTATCAGAAAGCAGAATGCATTTATGATATTACCTATTACTTTGCCCACCATTTTTTAGATAGAAACGACAGAACGATAGATCAAATGATACAAGCAGCCCACTCAGGGAAGCAAAATATTGCAGAAGGATGTGCAGCATCTACAACCTCTGCAGAAACAGAAATAAAGTTAGTAAATGTTGCACGTGCCAGTCTTCAAGAACTTTTAATTGATTACGAAGATTATCTTCGCGTACGAAATCTTATAAAGTGGAATGTAAATGATAAGAATGCAATCATTACACGACGTGTATGTGCCAAGCATAACGAGTCTGCTTTTTATCGCAATGCCATTCAAATACGTACAGATGAAACGATAGCAAATATTGCCATAACACTGATTTATCAAGAGGATGTACTACTAAGAAAGTATTTAAATCATATAAAAGATGATTTCGTTAAGCATGGTGGAATACGCGAGCAAATGACAAGAGCAAGGATTGAATATAGAAATAAACAATAA
- the menB gene encoding 1,4-dihydroxy-2-naphthoyl-CoA synthase: MEKREWKPIEGFNFAEILFEEYNHIAKVTINRPRYRNAFTPKTVWEMSQAFNYCREALDIRVVILTGAGDKAFCSGGDMHVKGHGGYIGTDGVPRLNVLDLQMQIRRLPKPVIAMVNGYAIGGGHVLHVVCDLSIASDNAIFGQTGPKVGSFDAGFGASYLARIVGQKKAREIWFLCRQYSAVEAERMGLVNKVVSFDRLEDECIDWAETMIERSPLALRMMKAGFNAELDGQAGIQELAGDATMLYYTLDEAQEGGKAFLEKRKPDFDKYPQFP, from the coding sequence ATGGAGAAAAGAGAATGGAAGCCTATTGAAGGCTTTAACTTTGCGGAAATCCTCTTTGAGGAGTATAACCACATAGCAAAAGTAACAATCAATCGCCCTCGTTACCGCAATGCCTTCACACCAAAAACAGTGTGGGAAATGTCGCAGGCTTTCAACTATTGTCGTGAAGCCCTTGATATACGAGTTGTCATTCTCACTGGCGCAGGTGACAAAGCATTCTGCTCTGGCGGTGATATGCACGTAAAGGGACATGGCGGATATATAGGTACTGACGGTGTTCCACGTCTCAACGTGCTTGACTTACAGATGCAGATTCGACGTCTTCCAAAGCCTGTCATCGCAATGGTAAACGGTTATGCAATTGGTGGTGGACACGTTCTTCACGTAGTATGCGACCTCTCAATAGCATCAGACAATGCCATCTTCGGACAGACTGGACCAAAGGTTGGTTCCTTTGATGCTGGTTTCGGTGCATCTTATTTAGCTCGTATCGTGGGGCAGAAGAAGGCTCGTGAGATATGGTTCTTGTGTCGTCAGTACTCTGCTGTAGAAGCAGAACGAATGGGATTGGTCAACAAGGTGGTTTCTTTCGACCGTCTCGAAGATGAGTGTATAGACTGGGCTGAGACGATGATAGAGCGTTCTCCATTAGCACTCCGTATGATGAAAGCTGGCTTTAACGCCGAACTTGATGGTCAAGCTGGTATCCAAGAGCTTGCAGGTGACGCTACTATGCTCTACTACACACTTGACGAAGCACAGGAAGGCGGCAAGGCTTTCCTTGAAAAACGCAAGCCAGACTTTGATAAGTATCCGCAGTTCCCATAA